Genomic DNA from Acidimicrobiales bacterium:
ATGGTGATCTCTCGGTGGCCGTACTCGCCCGACTGGGCAGCGGCGACGGCCTGGGCACGCGCCGCGTCCTTGGCGTCAGGGGCCACGGCGTCTTCGAGGTCGAAGATCAGCGCATCGCAGGGGATCGTCTTCGCCTTCTCGAGTGCCCGCTCGTTGGCGGCGGGCATGTAGAGGACGCTGCGGCGGGGGCGCGACGCGGTGGAGGTGTCAGCCATGGTGTTGTCTTTTCTCTAGAAGCCGTAGGTGGCGGCGAGTTCGGGGTCGCGCTCGGACAGGCGTTTAGCCAGTTCCACGATCACGTGGCACTGCTTGACCGAGGCGTCGTCTTCCATCTTGCCGTCGAGCATGATGGCGCCGGTGCCGTCGCCCATGGCGTCGATGACCCGCTGGGCATGGGCAACGTCGGCCGGATCGGGCGAGAAGACCTTCTTCGCCACGTCGATCTGGACGGGGTGCAGGCTCCAAGCGCCGACACAGCCGAGCAGGTAGGCGTTGCGGAACTGGTCTTCGCAGGCCACCGTGTCTTTGATGTCGCCAAAGGGCCCGTAGAACGGGAGGATGCCGTGCATCACGCAGGCGTCGACCATGCGGGCGATGGTGTAGTGCCACAGGTCTTGCTGATGGGTGGCGCGCGCTTCGTGGATGTCGTCGCCCGACGGATCGTTGCGGACCAGGTAGCCAGGATGGCCGCCGCCGACCCGGGTGGTCTTCATGCGGCGGTTGGCGGCCAGGTCGGCTGGTCCGAGCGAGAGGCCCTGCATCCGGGGCGAGGCACCGCAGATGGCCTCGACGTTGGCCACGCCGCGAGCTGTCTCGAGGATGGCGTGGACCAGCAGCGGCTTCGACAGGTTGGCCTTGGCTTCGAGCTGGGCCAGCAGGCGGTCGACGTAATGGATGTCCTCGGGGCCCTCGACCTTCGGGATCATGATGACGTCGAGCTTGTCGCCGATCTCGGTGACCAGCGTGGTGAGGTCATCGAGCGCCCACGGCGAGTCGAGCGAGTTCACCCGGGTCCACAGCTGGGTGCTGCCCATGTCGACGGTCTTGCCAACCTGGACCAGCCCGGCCCGTGCGGCTTCCTTGTCGGATGCCGGCACACCGTCCTCGAGGTTGCCGAGCAGGATGTCGACGGTCGGCGCGATGTCGGGGACCTTCGCCACCATCTTCTCGTTCGACGGCGGGAAGAAGTGGATCATCCGGGAGGGGGCGAATGGGATCTCGCGGACCGGGGCCGGGGCACCGACGGCGAGAGGCTTGAAGAAGTCCTTGGAGCTGCGCACGACCAAGCAGAGTAGAAGGTTTGTGTCACCTGAGTCGAGACCGTCGAGTGTGACGCTCGTCGTCGGCTCGCGGTCCTCAGGTGGCGGGCGGCCCGAATCGCTTGGCGAACGTGAACGCCTCGGGCCCGGGCCCGTTGGCTGCGAGCAGTTCGAGCCGGCGCCTGCCTTCGAGCGCACTCGGCTCGGTGCCCTCGGGCACCCACCACATCACCAGCACCGGGAGGTCCGTTGGCTTCGAGAACCACTCGCGGCGGCGCTTGACGTAGGGGCCGTGTGCCTCGCCGTAGACATAGGCCCGGAAGGCATCGATCGACACCCACGTCGAGATGTTGATGAGCGTGTCGGGGTCGTCGAAGACCCGCACGTCGGTCAGGTTGCCGTTGTCGTCTGCGAGACGCCAGACGAACCCCGATGCCGCGTCGGCTGCGGCGTTGATGGCGTCGAGGGCATCCATGAACTCGGCCATCACCGGACTGTCCGTCGGTCCGTTTGCGACGGCGATGTTGCACTGCGCGAGATGCCAAGTCGTCATCGTTGCAGTATGTCCCCGATCGGTGGTGATCCGGGTCAGGTCGACAGGCGCGACAGCTGGCCCAGCACCTGATCGTGCTGTCCGATGGCGACCGTGAACGCCAGCAACGCCAGCGCCCCCGTGCCGACCGCCAGCATTGCAGGACGGATCGGGAGGGTGATCCCGTCGGGCAACAGGTGCAAAGCGACACCGATCGCCACGATCGGCGACAGCACACCGAGGGCATAGGCGGCGAACAGGAGGAAGCCGACCGCACCGCGGCTCGGCAGGCGATCGAGCAGGTGACCGAACTCGGCGCCGACGCACGGCTCCCACAGTGCGGCGGCTCCGATCCCGACGAGTACTCCGCCCAGCGCCGACACCACATCGAGCCGCCGCACCACGGGCAGGACCAACACGATCGCGCCGGCTGCGACCAGTCCGGCAATGGTGAGCGAGGGCAACGGTTCGGTTCGATCGGCGAAACGGAGCCACGAATACCCGACGGCCGTCGCGCCGAAGCCGAGGAGTCCTGCCGTCGACTCGGTTCGCGCCGCCAGCGCGACCGCCAAGGCGGGGACGAGCAGCGTGAGCGAGCACGGGAGCGGCGCCGACGCGATGCCTTCGATGAGGAGTCGCATCACGATCCTGCTGATGGTGGGTTCGTGAGGAGCCAGTCGACGGTGGCCGTCAACTCGTCGTAGGCACCCTCGCCGATGTGGTCGAAACGGATCTCCCCGGCCTGGTCGATCACGTAGGTACGGGGCCAGAACCGCCGATTGCCCTGCCACGCGCGGAAGTTGACCTTCTCCGTGTCGAGGGCGATCGGCCAGGTCACGCCGAGCTCGATCGCAGCCGCGGCGACCGCCGCGGGATCCCGTTCTCGATCGAACTCGGGTGCGTGCACACCGATGATCTGGAGGCCACGCGGCCCGGCATCGGCGTGGAGCGCCTGGAGGTGGGGCAGGGTGTTGCGGCAGTTCGAACAGGTGAAGGTCCAGAACTGCACGACGCGGACGCGACCGGCGAAGTCGGCGAAGCTTGCGGCATCGGTCTGGAGCCAGCCGTCGAGCTCGACGAGATCAGGTGCCGGGCCGAGCATCGGGGGTGCCTCGGTCAGTGCGAGTGGGGTTGGTGCGGCTGGGTTTGGTGCGTTTGTTGTCGGAGCGCTGGTCGGCGTGTCGCTCGCGGCTTCTTCCGGCGGGTCGCTCGATGTGCCGGAGGACCCGTCGCCGAGCAGCGGGCCGAACACGGCGAGCGCAGCGAGTCCGCCCAGGAGGACCGCCGCGATCGCGGCCTTGCTCATCGTTCGTCCATGGTTCGGGGTCGGTGATCGGCGTCGTTCGGTGTGCGTCGCATGGGGAGGTGGGGAATGCCGTCTTCGATGAACTCAGGACCGGACACCTCGTAGCCCAGGCGCTCGTAGAACGCTCGGAGATGGCTCTGCCCGTCGAGCACGGTGACCACGGAACCGATGTGGTGGTGGGTCCATTCCATCAATTGCGCAGCGAGGCCCTGACCCCGTTGGTCGGCCCGAGTGACGACACGGCCGATGCGTCGACCCTCGGGGTCGGCGAGCACTCGCAGTGCGGCACGAGGGCCGAGCTCGTCGGCCAGCCAGACGTGCTCGGTCGAGTCGAGAAGATCACGCCCGTCGATCTCGTGGTACGGGCACTCCTGTTCCACCACGAAGATGTCGACCCGCAGCTTGAGGAGATCATGGAGTTGGCGGGCGCCGAGGTCGGGGCCGGCGACGGCGAGCGGGTTGATGGTTGATTCGGGCACGGCGGTCAGTCTCGCCGAGGCCGGTGCGCATGACACCGCGCCGCCGGAGGGAGTAGGAAGAGCTCATGAGCGAACCGATGCCGCATCCGCCCGATCCCGATCGTGTGGCTGGCGCCTACGCCCGCAATGGCGACGTAGAGCTGTGGTACCAGCACTTCGTCGGGGGCGACGGAGCCACACCGCTGTTACTGATCAACGGCCTGGGTTCGCCGTCGGTGGCGTACCAGAAGGGTTTCGTCGACGAGCTCCTGGCCGTCGGTTTCGACGTCGTGCGGTTCGACAATCGTGACCTCGGTCGGTCCAGTCGGATCACGGCGTCGAGCCCGACCGAGCCCGGGTATCGACTGGCCGACATGGCGCGTGACGCCGTGGCCGTGCTCGACGCCGTCGGCTGGGATCGAGCCGTTGTGTTCGGACAGTCGATGGGTGGGATGATCGCCCAGCAGTTGGCGATCGACCATCCTGAGCGTCTCCTCGCCCTGGTGTCGTTGATGTCCTCCACCGGCAATCGGAGCGTGGGCCATCCGAGTGCGTCGGCGAAGGCAGGGCTGCTGTCGGTGCCGCCGAACGACCGCGCCGGCTGGCTCGATCACCGGGTCGAGACCGAGCGCTACTGGGCGTCGCCGGCGCTGTGGGACCCGGCGTGGGTGCGGGCGAAGGGCGAGGCGATGTTCGATCACGGGATCGATCCCAAGGGCACGGCCCGGCAGTACCGAGCGGTGCTTGCGAGCCCGATGCGCGACGCCGAACTCGGCGCGGTGAGGGCACCTACGCTCGTCCTGCACGGCTCGGCCGACACCCTGATCGACCCGTCGGGAGGTCGGCACACCGCAGCGTGCGTCGCCGGAGCTCGGTACGTCGAGATCGACGGCATGGGCCACGATCTCCCGCCCGCGCTGTGGTCGCGCCTTGCGGCTGAGGCGGCGACGCTGATCGCTTGAGCGACAACGCGGTCGACTCGCTTTGTCCTCTCGGGCGCAGCGTTCTACGTTGGCGACGTTCGCCGAGTAGCAGGAGCAGTCCATGGGTCCATTGCAGGGTGTCAAGATCATCGAGCTCGCCGGGATCGGGCCTGGCCCGTTCGCTGCGATGATGCTGTCCGACATGGGCGCCGAGGTCATCCGGGTCGAGCGTTCGTCGGCCGTGACGGGCGGCGACCCTGCCAACCCGCCGAAGGACGCACTGACCCGCGGTCGCCGCTCGATTGGCGTCGATCTGAAGAACCCCGAAGGCGTCGAGACCGTGCTCAAGATGATCGAGCAGGCCGACGGCCTCATCGAGGGCTTCCGCCCCGGTGTCACCGAACGGATGGGTCTCGGGCCCGACGTCTGCCTCGCCCGGAATCCCAAGCTCGTCTACGGACGCATGACCGGCTGGGGCCAGGAAGGTCCCTACGCACTCGCAGCCGGGCACGATATCAACTACATCGCGCTTGCCGGGGCGCTCGAGCCCATCGGTCGTGCCGGTGAGGCGCCGATGCCCCCGCTCAACCTCGTTGGCGACTTCGGCGGCGGCGGGATGCTGATGGCGTTCGGTCTGGCGTGCGGCATCATCTCGGCCCGCTCCACCGGTGAAGGCCAAGTCGTCGACGCCGCCATGGTCGACGGTGCCGCTGCCCTGATGAACATGTTCTGGGGCATGCGGGCCAGCGGGTTCTGGAACGACGAGCGCGGCACCAACATGCTCGACACCGGCGCGCCGTTCTACGACGTCTACGAGACCTCCGACGGTCTCTACATCTCGATCGGTTCGATCGAGCCGCAGTTCTATGCCGAGCTGATGCGGCTGTCCGGGCTGGGCGAGCGTGCCGACTTCCCGTCGCAGAACAGCCGCGGCGACTGGCCCGCCATGAAGGAGATCGTCGCCGAGGTGTTCAAGACCAAGACCCGTGCCGAATGGTGCGAGATCATGGAGCACACCGACGTCTGCTTCGCCCCGGTGCTGTCGATGGACGACGCATCGAAGCACCCGCACAACGTGTCTCGCGGCACCTTCATCGAGGTGGCCGGACTCACGCAGGCGGCGCCGGCGCCTCGGTTCTCCAAGACCTCACCCGGCACGCCGGCACCGGCGGCGCACCCGGGTCAGCACACCGACGAGGTCCTCGCCGACTACGGCTTCGACGCCGACGCGATCGCCAACCTCCGCTCCGGCGGAGCGATCGCCTGATCTTGCGCCTTTGGGCGCCGAGCTCGGCCTGGCGCCTTCCGGCGGCGAGCTCGATCTCGCGGCTTCGGGCGCGGTCCTCCTAGCCTTTGCACCATGTCGACACTCGTGTGTTTCCACGCTCATCCCGACGACGAAGCCATCGGTACCGGCGGCCTCATGGCCAAGGCTGCGGCCGCCGGTCATCGAGTGGTGCTGATCACGGCGACCAACGGTGAGCAGGGCGAACCGAAGCCGGGAGTCCTGGCTGACGGTGAGCCGCTCGCTGAGCGACGTCTGGTCGAGCTGGAACGGTCGGCCAAGATCCTCGGCGCCGAGCTGTTGCTCATGGGCTATGAGGACTCGGGGATGATGGGCGAGCCGGCCAACGACAATCCGGCCTGCTTCTGGCAAGCCGATCTCGACGACGCCGCGGGCCGACTGGCCGATCTGCTACGTGAGATCGAGCCCGACGTCCTCACGATCTACGACGAGCATGGTTTGTACGGCCATCCCGACCACATCAAGGTGCATCAGGTCGGCCTCCGAGCCGCCGAGCTGGTCGGCCTCGACCATGTCTACCTGGGTACCGTCAACCGCGATCGTGCCCTCGCCGGCTTCAGCGCGATGAGAGAACACCTGGGGCCCGATGCCGATCTGCCCGATCCCGACGACTTTGCAGAGTTCGGGATGCCCGAGAACGATCTGTCGTACGAGATCGACGCCACGGCGTTCGCCGAGGTGAAGAAGGAGGCCCTCTCGCAGCATCGCTCGCAGGTCTCGCCCGACGACTTTTTCCTGGCCATGCCCGACGAAGCGTTCGTCACGATGTTCGGCTGGGAGACCTACGCCATTCCTGGCGTGACCGGTACCGGCGGTCCCGAAGTGGTCGAGCTCCTTCCCGGGCTCTGACGCCCACATCGGGTCGGGGCATCTCGGTCAGGCGAAGTCGCCTTCGGTCACGTGGGTCAGGCGAAATCGCCTTCGGTCACGTGGGTCAGGCGAAATCGCCTTCGGTCACGTGGGTCAGGCGAAATCGCCTTCGTCGAAGCCGCCGAGGTCGCCTGCTCCTCGGAACACGTGGGCTCGACCGTCGGAGCGGACCAGCACGGCATCGCCGGTGAAGCTGCCTTCGGGTCCCGAGATCAGTAGGCGGTAGGGCGCCTGGTCGAGCGCCTCGTTTGCCCGGGTCCTCACGATGAGCTCCCAGTCCAGATTTGGGTTCTCCGGGTAGCGCACGACCATGAGATCGCCGCCGACGAGCGGGAGGTCGCGGCCCGAAGCCGCCAGCTGTTCGACGTAGTACTGGCGGTGCTTCATCGGGGGCAGGGTAGTGGGCGACCCGGGCCACGAGGGACGATGTCGGCCGAGCAGGCGCCGGTACGATGCGGTCCGTGACGTTTGCAGGGATCCACGGTGTCTGGGCCTGGGTGGTCGTGGTGTCCAACGCCGTCGCCGGTCTCTGGGCATTGGGAGCCCATCGTCTCCCGGCGCTCCGTCACCGTGCCTTGTGGATCGTCACCGCCGCGGCCCAAGTCGCGATCGGTATCCAGGTGCTGCTCGGTGTCCTCGCCCTCCAGCTCGAGGAGAAGGAGATCGGCGAGTTCCACATGTTCTACGGATTCGTCGCGTTCGCCTCGGTCGGGATCATCTACAGCTACCGACAACAGCTCGAAGCCTGGACCTACCTGCTCTATGGGTTCGGCGGTCTGTTCTTGATGGGTCTCGGGTTGCGCGCCATCTTCCTCGCCTGAGACGCGAACGACCCCGCCCAGCGAATGCCGGACGGGGTCGATGGTGTTCCTCGGCGCGGCGGGCAGCCACACCGATCGATCACATGGCGGCAGCGATACCGAGCTCGGAGAAGCCCTTGGTCTCGTAGTTCGCCCGGAACATGTCGCGCAGCTTGGTGGCGCTGGCGTCGTAGGCGTCCTTGTCTTCCCACGTGTTGCGAGGGTTCAGGATCTCGTCAGGAACGCCGGGGCAGGACGTGGGCATACGCAGACCCAGGATCTCCTGGGTCTCGGTCGGCACGTCGTCGAGGTCGCCATTGAGGGCCGCGTCGAGCAGCGCCCGGGTGTACTTGAGCGACATGCGCTTGCCGACGCCATAGCCGCCACCGGACCAACCGGTGTTGAGCAGCACACAGCGGGTCTGATGCTTCTCCATCCGATCGGCGAGCAGCTGGGCGTAGACCGATGGCTTCTGCGACATGAAGGGTCCGCCGAAGCAGGCCGAGAAGGTGGCCTGCGGCTCGGTGACGCCGACCTCGGTACCGGCCAGCTTCGAGGTGAAGCCGGTGACGAAGTGGTACATGACCTCGTCGGCATTGAGGATCGAGACCGGCGGCAGCACGCCGAACGCATCGGCTGTCAGCAGCACGATGGTCTCGGGGTGCGGGCCCCGCGCGCCCTCGGCAACGCCGGGGTTGCACGTGAGCGGGTAGGCGAACCGGGTGTTCTCGGTGATGGAGTCGTCGGTGAGGTCGAACTCCTGCGGGTCGGTGGCCTCGATGGCCTTGCCCGGGAGCGCCGGCACGTTCTCGATGAGTGTGTTCTTCATCGACATGGCGGCGGCGATGACCGGCTCGTTGTCCTTGTCGAGGTCGATCAGCTTGGCGTAGCAGCCGTCTTCGAAGTTCGAGATGCCGCCCTCGGTCCAGACGTGCTCGTCGTCGCCGATGAGGAGACGGTTCGGATCGGCCGACAGCGTGGTCTTGCCGGTGCCGGAGAGCCCGAAGAGGATGGCGGAATCGCCGTTGGGGCCGACGTTGGCCGAGCAGTG
This window encodes:
- a CDS encoding redoxin domain-containing protein translates to MSKAAIAAVLLGGLAALAVFGPLLGDGSSGTSSDPPEEAASDTPTSAPTTNAPNPAAPTPLALTEAPPMLGPAPDLVELDGWLQTDAASFADFAGRVRVVQFWTFTCSNCRNTLPHLQALHADAGPRGLQIIGVHAPEFDRERDPAAVAAAAIELGVTWPIALDTEKVNFRAWQGNRRFWPRTYVIDQAGEIRFDHIGEGAYDELTATVDWLLTNPPSAGS
- a CDS encoding DUF3291 domain-containing protein: MTTWHLAQCNIAVANGPTDSPVMAEFMDALDAINAAADAASGFVWRLADDNGNLTDVRVFDDPDTLINISTWVSIDAFRAYVYGEAHGPYVKRRREWFSKPTDLPVLVMWWVPEGTEPSALEGRRRLELLAANGPGPEAFTFAKRFGPPAT
- a CDS encoding phosphoenolpyruvate carboxykinase (ATP); this translates as MTTNRTTADVAAELEEKFGLKGIDLQFGLSQDDLFHEAIANDRGRVSLDGPEDAQKAFPTALGVDGPLVYYSDPTCTGRPVQDTFAVARPESIDTVWWKNDFKQFDPEKFDELLPRVIDHLNAKNARLYATDVFCGTDPGFSEAYRFVGEYATHAYFCNIMFPKGIRNDADRAENGWTLINVPSFECDPERDGTLTKRAVIIDLGKRVALVLGKADYCGVNKKTMFTLMNYVLPAKGQLSMHCSANVGPNGDSAILFGLSGTGKTTLSADPNRLLIGDDEHVWTEGGISNFEDGCYAKLIDLDKDNEPVIAAAMSMKNTLIENVPALPGKAIEATDPQEFDLTDDSITENTRFAYPLTCNPGVAEGARGPHPETIVLLTADAFGVLPPVSILNADEVMYHFVTGFTSKLAGTEVGVTEPQATFSACFGGPFMSQKPSVYAQLLADRMEKHQTRCVLLNTGWSGGGYGVGKRMSLKYTRALLDAALNGDLDDVPTETQEILGLRMPTSCPGVPDEILNPRNTWEDKDAYDASATKLRDMFRANYETKGFSELGIAAAM
- a CDS encoding alpha/beta hydrolase, which encodes MSEPMPHPPDPDRVAGAYARNGDVELWYQHFVGGDGATPLLLINGLGSPSVAYQKGFVDELLAVGFDVVRFDNRDLGRSSRITASSPTEPGYRLADMARDAVAVLDAVGWDRAVVFGQSMGGMIAQQLAIDHPERLLALVSLMSSTGNRSVGHPSASAKAGLLSVPPNDRAGWLDHRVETERYWASPALWDPAWVRAKGEAMFDHGIDPKGTARQYRAVLASPMRDAELGAVRAPTLVLHGSADTLIDPSGGRHTAACVAGARYVEIDGMGHDLPPALWSRLAAEAATLIA
- a CDS encoding GNAT family N-acetyltransferase yields the protein MPESTINPLAVAGPDLGARQLHDLLKLRVDIFVVEQECPYHEIDGRDLLDSTEHVWLADELGPRAALRVLADPEGRRIGRVVTRADQRGQGLAAQLMEWTHHHIGSVVTVLDGQSHLRAFYERLGYEVSGPEFIEDGIPHLPMRRTPNDADHRPRTMDER
- a CDS encoding PIG-L family deacetylase translates to MSTLVCFHAHPDDEAIGTGGLMAKAAAAGHRVVLITATNGEQGEPKPGVLADGEPLAERRLVELERSAKILGAELLLMGYEDSGMMGEPANDNPACFWQADLDDAAGRLADLLREIEPDVLTIYDEHGLYGHPDHIKVHQVGLRAAELVGLDHVYLGTVNRDRALAGFSAMREHLGPDADLPDPDDFAEFGMPENDLSYEIDATAFAEVKKEALSQHRSQVSPDDFFLAMPDEAFVTMFGWETYAIPGVTGTGGPEVVELLPGL
- a CDS encoding CaiB/BaiF CoA-transferase family protein; protein product: MGPLQGVKIIELAGIGPGPFAAMMLSDMGAEVIRVERSSAVTGGDPANPPKDALTRGRRSIGVDLKNPEGVETVLKMIEQADGLIEGFRPGVTERMGLGPDVCLARNPKLVYGRMTGWGQEGPYALAAGHDINYIALAGALEPIGRAGEAPMPPLNLVGDFGGGGMLMAFGLACGIISARSTGEGQVVDAAMVDGAAALMNMFWGMRASGFWNDERGTNMLDTGAPFYDVYETSDGLYISIGSIEPQFYAELMRLSGLGERADFPSQNSRGDWPAMKEIVAEVFKTKTRAEWCEIMEHTDVCFAPVLSMDDASKHPHNVSRGTFIEVAGLTQAAPAPRFSKTSPGTPAPAAHPGQHTDEVLADYGFDADAIANLRSGGAIA
- a CDS encoding CoA ester lyase; translated protein: MRSSKDFFKPLAVGAPAPVREIPFAPSRMIHFFPPSNEKMVAKVPDIAPTVDILLGNLEDGVPASDKEAARAGLVQVGKTVDMGSTQLWTRVNSLDSPWALDDLTTLVTEIGDKLDVIMIPKVEGPEDIHYVDRLLAQLEAKANLSKPLLVHAILETARGVANVEAICGASPRMQGLSLGPADLAANRRMKTTRVGGGHPGYLVRNDPSGDDIHEARATHQQDLWHYTIARMVDACVMHGILPFYGPFGDIKDTVACEDQFRNAYLLGCVGAWSLHPVQIDVAKKVFSPDPADVAHAQRVIDAMGDGTGAIMLDGKMEDDASVKQCHVIVELAKRLSERDPELAATYGF